The genomic interval TGCGAGATCGGCAAAGAAACCATCACCAATACGCACCTGCCGGCTGAAACGGGTAGGATAGAGCGCTTCCCTGTTAATCCCCTCGATACTTTTCGTTGTGGCGATAACGGTGACTGTTGGATTGTAGTCGAAAGCATCCATCTCAACCAGCACCTGTTTCCAGCACTGGGCGCGCACTTCAGGGTTGCGGATTTCTGCCAGGGCATCCAGATCATCGATGAAAAGGATGCGCGGAGAGACAGCCCTTAGCTGTTCGAAGCTACGATGAATCACTTTGCGCCCTACCTGGTCGGCTTTGCTGTCCTTGAGCAAGTTGTACTCATGGAGCGGCAGATCAAAATCCTCAAGAGTCATCGCGCCGGAGTCGAGCGCGTTGAGCATAGCAACGAGAGTCGCCATAGATAAAGAGATCAGCGCGACTGCTGCTTCGGATGCCGTGGCCTTGACGAGCAGCGTCCGGTCAGTGCAGGGATGACCAACCAGCAATGTTCCGAACAGGTATTCTCTTTTCGTCCTGTTATATAGCACTGGATGTCTTAGATAAGAGGCAACTTCGCGCAATTGTGCCTTCGCTGCATCCATGCCCTGTATATCGGCATAGGTGATGGTAGGACGCTCAAACGCGGTAAGCACGCGCCGGGCAGCGCCTGTGCTGAAGCTGACTATGACCTGTTCGCGGATGCGAGAGTAAATAAGCTGGTCCATGAAAACGGTGTAGTCGGCGCCCGTTACGGTAAGTATCGGCGTTGTCTGCAGAGCATCGGTAGATAAGAGCAACACCATAAGCGCATGGGTCGATGGATGGCGCATCGTACTCAACAAGAGATGGGCGGGCAGTATTTGCTCCGAGCCTATATACATAGCGAAGGTAGAAGCCCAATTCAGGCATGCCAGCGCATCAACTGAGAGCGGCCAGTTGACATCATCCGGCCCATAATAACCATCTGATGCGAGAACGATGGATAACCCGGCGCTAGCCGCCCGGGGGTCTATGCCCAGTTCCCGCAGTATCTTCCTGGCTTCGCCATCGCCTTGCCTGAGAGCGCCGAGCAAGAGATGTTCTGGATAGACCTCCGGGGCCTGCATGCGTACAGCTTCTTGTTGTGCCAGCTGGATTGCTTCGCGGGTAGAGGTTGCCAGTCGATCTATGTCAAGCGTGATGGGGAAACGAATCTCAGTTATGACCATGTTCATAGAATCTTCCTTTTATCTGAATGAGGATGTCGTAATCACTATTCAAATTCCTGATCCCAGCGAGGTTATCCGAGATATAATAATACTACTCCAATTCCTCACCACATTCAAAACAGAACCGTGCCCCTTCAATCTCTGGATAAGGAGCGCCGCACTTTGGACAGGCCTTCATTAAAGATGCCCCACAATAGACGCAATGTTTCCAGCCGGGTAAGATTGATTGTTTGCACGCGGGACATGTGCTAGCCTGCCCTGGTGCCATCTCCTCGTCATACCGTTTTTCGCCGGTAAAGTATGCTAATAGTGCCTCAGATGATGGTAAAAGCGGTGCCAGGTACGATTGAATGCGGTTGCGTAGCAAGATGCTCAAAAGTAAGTGGTCTGGATAGACAAGCGTTGAGTGGATTTGATTTGCAAAGGATATCGCCCAATCAAGGCATTCCAGCGATTCTTGTGAAAATGGCCGCATCTGATCTGTTTCTTTGCTGCCAGATACTGTTGTGAACCCCGAAGCATTGAGGGTTTCGTCAAATGGAGATGAGACATCATCTTCGATACGATTTTTCTCATCTTCCTCTCCTGGTTCATCTTCAATATCCACCTCATCGACCTGTCTGAGGCTCAAACCCAGGCGTCGACGAGCCGGATCAAGGCGCAGGATACGCATGCGGAGCTGCTGTCCCTCGTGCAAGTTGTTTCCAGGAACCATGTCGGGAGCCAGCTCTGATAAGTGAATAAGCCCCTCGATGCCGTCCTCGATGCGGGCAAATACACCAAAAGGAGCAATTCTGGTAATGGTGCCGGTGACGACCTGGCCAACTTTATAGCGCTGCTCTACCGTTTTCCAGGGATTCGCCTGCGCGCGTTTAATCGACAGCGCGATTTTCTTTTTCTCCTTATCGACGCTCAATACCTGTACTTCCACCTCCTGCCCAATCTTGAACAGTTCACCAGGGTGATTAACAGGATTCCAGGATAGCTGGCTGACATGCATCAGACCCTCTACTCCTCCCAGGTCTACAAAGAGACCAAAGCTGGCGATATTGCTAACCACACCGCGACGGATTTCACCGGGCTGTAATTCTGCTATGAGTTTTTCGCGACGTTGTAGTTGCCACTCTTGATAAGCTCTCCGTTCTGCCACGAGATAATACTGAAAAAAATCAGGTTGGGACCTCTTCTCAAGAAACGGATATTGAGCGTATAGATAAGAATGCATGTGGATCGCGGTTAAATCCAGGTTGAGAGAAGCCGACATGTGTACTACTCTGGCGTCATTCTGTTTAATAAGCCCCATCAAGATATGTTCCGGCAAAATTTCTTTTGCTCGCATAATCGCGGCGTTCGATTGAGCCGCTAGCAGCGCGTAACGGGTTGTGAGAGCTAATTTACCAGGCTCAGGAATCTGTTGCATCCAATTGACGCTGTCGCTCATATTACTGTTCCTCCAATGAGCTTCCACACTCGAAGCAGAACCGTGCCCCCTCGATTTGTGGGCGCGGAGCGCCACATTTGGGACAGGCTCTCGCTAACGATGCCCCACAGAAGACGCAATGCTTCCAATTGAGCTGAACGGGACGCTTGCAGGCCGGACACAGGCTTGCTTGCGCAGTAATGTTGATGCTGGGAGTAGCAATCGGCTGTACATGTAATCGTCCCGATACGGTAGTTTGTGGTCGAGCGGCCGAATCGAGGTAAACTACTTTCAAACGCCCTCCCATGCGGTTCGGAGCCAGCATCCAGCGACCGCGATCATTCAGTTCATTGGCTGTTATAACCACCACTTTTTGCTGGCTCGCGTTGAGCCTCGACATCTCCTCAAACAGTGGTTTCAGCAAATGTTCTCCCGTCTCCCGATTCATCGTTGGAACAAAAGTATCCAGGTCGTCGATCAGGATGACACATGGTGAAGATTTTGTCTGGTCGAAGAGCCCGCGTATCAGGCCGCGCCCGCTTTTCAGGGAGTTGTAATCTCGAACGGGAAGATTGAAGTCTTCGATACGCCTGTTGTCCCGTTCGACTTCGCGAATAATCTCAAGCATCGTCTGCGCGGAGAGTGTGAG from Ktedonobacteraceae bacterium carries:
- a CDS encoding AAA family ATPase; translation: MNMVITEIRFPITLDIDRLATSTREAIQLAQQEAVRMQAPEVYPEHLLLGALRQGDGEARKILRELGIDPRAASAGLSIVLASDGYYGPDDVNWPLSVDALACLNWASTFAMYIGSEQILPAHLLLSTMRHPSTHALMVLLLSTDALQTTPILTVTGADYTVFMDQLIYSRIREQVIVSFSTGAARRVLTAFERPTITYADIQGMDAAKAQLREVASYLRHPVLYNRTKREYLFGTLLVGHPCTDRTLLVKATASEAAVALISLSMATLVAMLNALDSGAMTLEDFDLPLHEYNLLKDSKADQVGRKVIHRSFEQLRAVSPRILFIDDLDALAEIRNPEVRAQCWKQVLVEMDAFDYNPTVTVIATTKSIEGINREALYPTRFSRQVRIGDGFFADLAAQSRLCLSCKREGLPGWRYCIYCGTELTQLCAVCGSPSIQASGERFCYQCGSARAPEP
- a CDS encoding S1 RNA-binding domain-containing protein: MSDSVNWMQQIPEPGKLALTTRYALLAAQSNAAIMRAKEILPEHILMGLIKQNDARVVHMSASLNLDLTAIHMHSYLYAQYPFLEKRSQPDFFQYYLVAERRAYQEWQLQRREKLIAELQPGEIRRGVVSNIASFGLFVDLGGVEGLMHVSQLSWNPVNHPGELFKIGQEVEVQVLSVDKEKKKIALSIKRAQANPWKTVEQRYKVGQVVTGTITRIAPFGVFARIEDGIEGLIHLSELAPDMVPGNNLHEGQQLRMRILRLDPARRRLGLSLRQVDEVDIEDEPGEEDEKNRIEDDVSSPFDETLNASGFTTVSGSKETDQMRPFSQESLECLDWAISFANQIHSTLVYPDHLLLSILLRNRIQSYLAPLLPSSEALLAYFTGEKRYDEEMAPGQASTCPACKQSILPGWKHCVYCGASLMKACPKCGAPYPEIEGARFCFECGEELE